In Burkholderia savannae, one genomic interval encodes:
- a CDS encoding M24 family metallopeptidase → MIDRLKYSFPDLTSYCASIVDTHAGLSRLIDTLQLDALVVTSQDEYISEWLPRCNNPRYALSGFDGSVGSGIFLSAAAAKRIGAPQFVLFVDGRYHLQAERQCDPALVQVEKLGLNVAMWPAIADWLAAHAAEIKRVGYDAPRLSVAQRERLFAHTANAGLQWAGLVGGEIGKAIELPGWSVERPIFELPRSVTGVDIAENIATLNRRIGEHLGDSHAKAAFLSCAADDLSYLLNSRGYHLPYASSHVGFLFVVGEAVALFLPDGFDRCAVRIESYPALRVIRNDVAELERFLAQFDVEHVYYGFEAVNCALPDTVRRVWPGARHVDHNPVEAMRASKTPQVLDQFRDAFARGSEAIAEAMRWAKTGEPGKRHSEFDLARVISEAYAARSAVALSFTTVAANGANSASAHYTAVSPDVELTEGELVLLDSGAYFGGGFATDCTRVVLRRTRADTQPQPWQREIYTVALKACIKGLVTRFSKDATGADVDAAVRDVCRAHGYDYNHGTGHGIGIHVHEGGVRFNMGSKYGLVPNAVISVEPGIYLPGKGGVRIENIVVIHPSDQEPNAMEFENLVTVGYDWDLIDLDLLADDERAYLRDYERLCVERGTNVTHCPLL, encoded by the coding sequence ATGATCGACCGACTGAAATACAGTTTTCCCGACCTCACATCCTACTGCGCATCGATCGTCGACACGCATGCAGGGCTGTCTCGTCTGATCGACACGCTACAGCTCGACGCGCTCGTGGTCACGTCCCAGGACGAATACATCTCCGAGTGGCTGCCGCGCTGCAATAACCCGCGCTACGCGTTGTCCGGATTCGACGGTTCGGTGGGCTCGGGCATATTCCTGAGCGCCGCCGCGGCGAAACGCATCGGCGCGCCGCAATTCGTGCTGTTCGTCGACGGCCGCTATCACTTGCAGGCGGAAAGGCAGTGCGATCCCGCGCTCGTGCAGGTCGAGAAACTGGGGCTCAACGTTGCGATGTGGCCGGCGATTGCCGACTGGCTCGCCGCGCACGCGGCCGAAATCAAGCGCGTCGGCTACGATGCGCCGCGATTGAGCGTCGCGCAGCGCGAGCGCTTGTTCGCGCACACCGCGAACGCCGGATTGCAATGGGCGGGTCTTGTAGGCGGCGAGATCGGTAAGGCGATCGAATTGCCGGGCTGGAGCGTCGAGCGGCCGATCTTCGAGTTGCCGCGATCGGTGACGGGCGTCGATATCGCGGAGAACATCGCGACGCTGAACAGGCGCATCGGCGAGCATCTCGGCGATTCGCACGCGAAGGCCGCGTTTCTTTCTTGCGCGGCGGACGATCTGAGCTATTTGCTGAACAGCCGCGGCTACCATCTGCCGTACGCGTCGTCGCACGTCGGCTTTCTGTTCGTCGTCGGCGAGGCCGTCGCGCTGTTTCTGCCGGACGGTTTCGATCGCTGCGCGGTGCGGATCGAATCGTATCCGGCGCTGCGCGTGATCCGCAACGACGTCGCCGAGCTCGAGCGCTTCCTCGCGCAATTCGACGTCGAGCACGTGTACTACGGCTTCGAAGCGGTCAACTGCGCGCTGCCCGATACGGTGCGCCGCGTGTGGCCCGGCGCCCGTCACGTCGATCACAATCCGGTCGAAGCGATGCGCGCGAGCAAGACGCCGCAGGTGCTGGACCAGTTCCGCGACGCGTTCGCGCGCGGCTCCGAGGCGATTGCCGAGGCGATGCGCTGGGCGAAGACGGGCGAGCCGGGCAAGCGGCATTCGGAATTCGATCTCGCGCGCGTGATCAGCGAGGCATACGCCGCGCGCTCGGCCGTGGCGCTCAGCTTCACGACGGTGGCGGCGAACGGCGCGAACAGCGCATCCGCGCACTACACGGCGGTGAGCCCCGACGTCGAGCTGACGGAAGGCGAACTCGTGCTGCTCGACAGCGGCGCGTATTTCGGCGGCGGCTTCGCGACCGATTGCACACGCGTCGTGCTGCGTCGGACCCGCGCCGATACGCAGCCGCAGCCGTGGCAACGCGAGATCTACACGGTCGCGCTGAAGGCGTGCATCAAGGGGCTCGTCACGCGCTTCTCGAAGGACGCGACGGGTGCGGACGTCGACGCAGCCGTGCGCGATGTCTGCCGCGCGCACGGCTACGACTACAACCACGGCACGGGGCACGGAATCGGCATTCACGTGCATGAAGGCGGCGTGCGATTCAACATGGGCTCGAAGTACGGCCTCGTGCCGAACGCGGTGATTTCGGTCGAGCCGGGCATTTATTTGCCGGGCAAGGGCGGCGTGCGCATCGAGAACATCGTCGTCATTCATCCGAGCGATCAAGAGCCGAATGCGATGGAGTTCGAAAACCTCGTGACGGTCGGCTACGACTGGGATCTGATCGATCTCGATCTGCTCGCCGATGACGAGCGCGCCTATCTGCGTGATTACGAGCGGTTGTGCGTCGAGCGCGGCACGAACGTCACGCATTGCCCGCTGCTGTAG
- a CDS encoding fatty acid desaturase yields the protein MNKSKTLRFKNDAEKVAYVRNEVNAASDAVRAKYPLLDNQNLVGATVMALCVATLLGSAYLYATGVIAWYVALPVATLATSLIHELEHDLIHLMYFKKTPWAYHLMMTLCWLTRPGTINPWTRRRMHLHHHKVSGGESDLEEYGITNGERWGLKRLLMLADGMLAVALRPLGMRRKVLQYVAAQPAQQRGDRVRLRVEQLMSYMPIGHVYFVLWHAFIAYHVGLFALHALGYQPDVPTFVQQAMHVVDFLAVTWLGPNFVRSFCINFISSNMHYFGDIDSRNVIQQTQVLNPWWLIPVQLFCFNFGSTHAIHHFVVRDPFYIRQLTAKRAHAAMRAVGVRFNDIGTFRRANRWSETRVA from the coding sequence ATGAACAAGTCCAAGACTTTGCGCTTCAAGAACGACGCGGAAAAGGTCGCGTACGTTCGCAACGAGGTCAACGCCGCGAGCGACGCCGTGCGCGCGAAATACCCGCTGCTCGACAATCAGAATCTCGTCGGCGCGACGGTGATGGCGCTGTGTGTCGCGACGCTGCTCGGCAGCGCATATCTGTATGCGACGGGCGTGATCGCGTGGTACGTCGCGCTCCCCGTCGCGACGCTCGCGACGTCGCTGATCCACGAACTCGAGCACGACCTGATCCACTTGATGTACTTCAAGAAGACGCCGTGGGCCTATCATCTGATGATGACGCTCTGCTGGCTCACCCGCCCCGGCACGATCAACCCGTGGACGCGTCGCCGCATGCATCTGCACCATCACAAGGTGTCGGGCGGCGAATCCGATCTCGAGGAATACGGAATCACCAACGGCGAGCGCTGGGGCCTGAAGCGCCTGCTGATGCTCGCCGACGGCATGCTCGCCGTCGCGCTGCGGCCGCTCGGCATGCGCCGCAAGGTGCTGCAGTACGTCGCGGCGCAGCCTGCCCAGCAGCGCGGCGATCGCGTGCGGCTGCGCGTCGAGCAACTGATGTCGTACATGCCGATCGGCCACGTCTACTTCGTGCTCTGGCATGCGTTCATCGCATACCACGTCGGGCTTTTCGCGCTGCATGCGCTCGGCTATCAGCCGGACGTGCCGACGTTCGTCCAGCAGGCAATGCATGTCGTCGACTTTCTCGCGGTGACCTGGCTCGGGCCGAATTTCGTGCGCAGCTTCTGCATCAACTTCATCAGCTCGAACATGCACTACTTCGGCGACATCGATTCGCGCAACGTCATCCAGCAAACGCAAGTGCTCAATCCGTGGTGGCTGATTCCGGTGCAGTTGTTCTGCTTCAACTTCGGCAGCACGCATGCGATTCACCACTTCGTCGTGCGCGATCCGTTCTACATCCGCCAGCTGACCGCGAAGCGGGCGCACGCGGCGATGCGCGCGGTCGGCGTGCGCTTCAACGACATCGGCACCTTCCGTCGCGCGAACCGCTGGAGCGAAACGCGCGTCGCGTGA
- a CDS encoding M24 family metallopeptidase yields MPARRSDAPRTSYLEILETIGKRTMAIGIGGSSAATELAKLGDMTSGIAPIQPAEYAARIERAQALMTQYGLDAIYVESGTNLLYFTGVAWRRSERLTGALIPASGPVQYVVPAFERGTFIGMMQISGDIHCWDEDENPYQLLADVVERRGIGAGTLGFDESAPYFMYVGIRERAPALRIRSAADVTRACRIRKSATELALMQRANDMTLRVHQAAAAILREGIATDEVLDFIDDAHRAVGARRGSTFCIVLFGADTAYPHGVKRPKRLEHNDMVLIDTGCQLYDYHSDITRTYVFGSADARQREVWEHEKHAQRIAFERVKAGVSAEEGDRAVRTYLQSIGYGPGYTLPGLPHRTGHGIGLDIHEWPYLVGGDRTELDVGMCFSIEPMLCVPNEFGVRHEDHVYITADGPRWFTQPARSIDDPFGLG; encoded by the coding sequence ATGCCGGCGCGCCGATCGGACGCGCCACGCACGAGTTATCTTGAAATTCTTGAAACGATCGGGAAACGAACCATGGCAATCGGCATCGGCGGATCGAGTGCAGCGACGGAACTGGCGAAACTCGGCGACATGACGAGCGGCATCGCGCCGATCCAGCCCGCAGAGTATGCCGCGCGAATCGAGCGCGCACAGGCGCTGATGACGCAGTATGGCCTCGATGCGATCTATGTCGAATCGGGGACGAACCTGCTCTACTTCACGGGTGTCGCATGGCGCCGCAGCGAACGCCTGACGGGCGCGCTGATTCCGGCGTCGGGGCCGGTGCAATATGTCGTGCCGGCGTTCGAGCGCGGCACGTTCATCGGCATGATGCAGATTTCCGGCGACATCCACTGTTGGGACGAGGACGAGAATCCGTATCAACTGCTCGCGGATGTCGTCGAACGCCGTGGAATCGGCGCCGGTACGCTCGGATTCGACGAATCCGCGCCGTATTTTATGTATGTGGGCATTCGCGAACGAGCACCGGCATTGCGCATTCGCAGCGCAGCGGACGTCACGCGTGCGTGCCGGATTCGCAAATCGGCGACCGAACTCGCGCTGATGCAGCGAGCAAACGACATGACGCTGCGCGTTCACCAGGCCGCGGCGGCGATCTTGAGAGAAGGCATCGCTACCGATGAAGTGCTCGACTTCATCGACGACGCACATCGCGCGGTGGGCGCGCGGCGCGGGTCGACATTCTGCATCGTGCTGTTCGGAGCGGACACGGCTTACCCGCACGGCGTCAAGCGTCCGAAGCGCCTCGAGCACAACGACATGGTGCTCATCGATACGGGCTGCCAACTATACGACTACCACTCCGACATCACGCGTACATACGTGTTCGGCAGTGCTGACGCGCGTCAGCGCGAAGTCTGGGAGCACGAGAAGCACGCCCAACGGATCGCGTTCGAGCGCGTGAAGGCGGGTGTCTCGGCGGAAGAGGGCGATCGTGCGGTCCGCACGTATCTGCAATCGATCGGCTATGGTCCGGGGTATACGTTGCCGGGTCTGCCGCATCGAACAGGACACGGAATCGGTCTCGACATCCACGAATGGCCCTATCTTGTCGGCGGCGATCGAACCGAGCTCGACGTAGGCATGTGCTTTAGCATCGAGCCGATGCTTTGCGTTCCGAACGAATTTGGGGTTCGTCACGAGGATCACGTCTACATCACCGCCGATGGCCCGCGATGGTTCACTCAGCCGGCAAGAAGCATCGATGATCCGTTCGGATTGGGTTGA